From Magnolia sinica isolate HGM2019 chromosome 13, MsV1, whole genome shotgun sequence, one genomic window encodes:
- the LOC131222962 gene encoding homeobox-leucine zipper protein ATHB-15-like, with product MMAVTPCKELKAGMDPGKYVRYTPEQVEALERLYHECPKPSSIRRQQLIRECPILSNIEPKQIKVWFQNRRCREKQRKEASRLQAVNRKLTAMNKLLMEENDRLQKQVSQLVYENGYFRQQTQNTTLATTDTSCESVVTSTQHHLTPQHPPRDASPAGLLSIAEETLTEFLSKATGTAVEWVQMPGMKPGPDSIGIVAISHGCTGVAARACGLVGLEPTRVAEILKDRPSWFRDCRSVDVINVLPTSNGGTIELLYMQLYAPTTLAPARDFWLLRYTSVLEDGSLVVCERSLSSTQGGPSMQPVHPFVRAEMLPSGYLIRPCEGGGSMIHIVDHMDLEPWSVPEVLRPLYESSTVLAQKMTMAALRQLRQISQEVSPSTVTSWGRRPAALRALSQRLSRGFNEAHNGFTDEGWSMMGTDGMDDVTILVNSSSPAKMMGVNVGFANGFPAMSNAVLCAKASMLLQNVPPAVLLRFLREHRSEWADNNIDVYSAAAVKAGPCGLVGSRVGGFGGQVILPLAHTIEHEEVLEVIKLENVVHSQEEAIMPRDIFLLQLCSGMDENAVGTCAELVFAPIDASFADDAPLLPSGFRIIPLDSGVDSSSPNRTLDLASALEVGPAGNRVSGDYSGNSGGMRSVMTIAFQFAFENHLQENVAAMARQYVRSIISSVQRVALALSPSRLGSHGSLRPPPGTPEALTLARWICRSYRCHLGVELLKPGRDGSESVLKELWHHSDAIMCCSLKALPVFIFANQAGLDMLETTLVALQDITLDKIFDDHGRKALYTEFPQIMQQGFTCLQGGICVSSMGRPISYERAVAWKVLNEEDNAHCIAFMFVNWSFV from the exons ATGATGGCTGTAACTCCGTGTAAGGAACTGAAAGCGGGAATGGACCCTGGGAAATATGTCCGATATACCCCTGAACAGGTCGAGGCCCTTGAGAGGCTCTATCACGAATGCCCGAAACCGAGCTCGATCCGCCGACAGCAGCTGATCAGAGAGTGCCCTATTCTCTCCAATATAGAGCCAAAGCAGATAAAAGTCTGGTTTCAGAACCGAAG ATGCAGAGAGAAGCAGCGAAAAGAGGCATCACGCCTCCAGGCTGTAAATAGGAAGCTGACTGCAATGAACAAGCTTTTAATGGAGGAGAATGATCGGTTGCAAAAGCAGGTGTCACAGCTGGTATACGAGAATGGCTATTTTCGCCAACAGACTCAGAAT ACTACGCTGGCTACTACTGACACCAGCTGCGAGTCGGTGGTGACGAGCACTCAGCACCATTTGACGCCGCAGCATCCGCCAAGGGATGCTAGTCCTGCAGG ACTTTTGTCCATTGCGGAGGAAACTTTAACAGAGTTTCTATCAAAGGCGACTGGAACTGCTGTGGAGTGGGTCCAAATGCCTGGGATGAAG CCTGGTCCGGATTCCATTGGAATCGTTGCTATTTCACATGGTTGCACTGGAGTGGCAGCACGTGCTTGTGGCCTAGTAGGTCTGGAGCCTACAAGG GTTGCAGAAATCCTCAAAGATCGCCCATCATGGTTTCGAGATTGCCGATCTGTGGATGTTATAAACGTGCTGCCCACCAGCAATGGTGGAACCATTGAGCTGCTCTATATGCAG CTCTATGCCCCGACAACGTTGGCACCAGCGCGCGACTTCTGGTTGCTGCGCTACACTTCGGTTTTGGAAGATGGCAGCCTTGTG GTCTGTGAGAGATCTCTTAGCAGCACTCAGGGTGGTCCAAGCATGCAACCTGTGCATCCTTTTGTGAGAGCAGAAATGCTGCCGAGTGGGTACCTCATAAGGCCTTGTGAAGGAGGCGGGTCAATGATACACATTGTCGATCATATGGATTTGGAG CCATGGAGTGTACCTGAAGTGTTACGCCCACTTTATGAATCATCTACGGTGCTTGCTCAGAAGATGACAATGGCG GCTTTACGCCAGCTTAGGCAAATCTCACAAGAGGTTTCTCCTTCCACTGTCACCAGCTGGGGCAGGCGACCTGCAGCTCTGAGAGCACTTAGTCAGAGGCTGAGCAG GGGCTTCAATGAAGCACATAATGGGTTTACTGATGAGGGATGGTCGATGATGGGAACCGATGGAATGGATGATGTCACCATCCTTGTGAACTCCTCTTCTCCTGCCAAGATGATGGGTGTAAATGTTGGCTTCGCAAATGGATTTCCAGCCATGAGTAATGCTGTCCTGTGCGCCAAGGCATCAATGCTTTTGCAG AATGTACCCCCTGCTGTGCTCCTCCGATTTTTGCGGGAGCACCGATCTGAATGGGCTGATAACAACATTGATGTTTACTCGGCTGCGGCTGTTAAAGCTGGCCCCTGTGGTTTAGTCGGGTCTCGAGTTGGTGGTTTTGGAGGCCAGGTTATCCTTCCACTGGCTCACACGATTGAGCATGAAGAG GTACTGGAGGTCATTAAGTTGGAAAATGTTGTACATAGCCAGGAGGAAGCCATAATGCCTCGAGACATTTTTCTCCTGCAA CTGTGCAGCGGGATGGATGAGAATGCTGTTGGCACCTGTGCCGAACTTGTCTTTGCACCCATAGATGCATCTTTTGCTGATGATGCGCCACTGCTACCTTCTGGTTTCCGCATCATCCCTCTTGACTCTGGTGTG GATTCCTCCAGTCCAAATCGCACATTGGATCTCGCTTCTGCTCTGGAGGTTGGACCTGCTGGAAATAGAGTATCTGGTGATTATTCTGGCAATTCTGGCGGCATGAGATCTGTGATGACAATAGCATTTCAATTTGCATTTGAGAACCATCTGCAAGAAAATGTGGCAGCCATGGCTCGGCAATATGTTCGTAGCATCATATCATCTGTTCAAAGGGTTGCACTGGCACTATCACCCTCTCGCCTGGGCTCTCATGGCAGTCTCCGTCCACCACCGGGAACACCTGAAGCACTCACACTTGCTCGTTGGATCTGTCGGAGCTACAG GTGCCATCTGGGAGTGGAACTACTCAAGCCTGGTAGAGATGGGAGTGAATCTGTTCTAAAAGAACTTTGGCATCACTCAGATGCAATCATGTGCTGCTCTTTGAAG GCATTGCCCGTTTTCATATTTGCAAATCAGGCGGGTCTTGACATGCTTGAGACGACCTTGGTTGCCCTGCAAGACATAACCCTCGATAAGATATTTGACGACCATGGACGAAAAGCTCTCTACACTGAGTTCCCGCAGATAATGCAGCAG GGTTTCACATGTCTTCAAGGAGGAATCTGTGTATCAAGCATGGGAAGGCCTATCTCATATGAGAGAGCTGTGGCTTGGAAAGTGTTGAACGAGGAAGACAATGCCCACTGCATTGCTTTCATGTTCGTCAACTGGTCTTTTGTCTGA